The stretch of DNA TAGCATTGACAGTCTCGAAGGACATGAAGATGAGCACAGAGATGTAGAGGAGTTCCTGCAACCGCATGTAGTTAAGaaaaacgttcaaaaaatTGATGGAGAATATCTGAATATTTCTATGGAGACCGAAAAGGATTTGGTGGACGTAGGAGTGAAGGAAGAACCGGATGTGATGATTAAACAGGAGCCCCAGGAGgcgaaaattgagaaaaacgagCAAATCAGTGTGATAGAGatcaaagaagaaattgattatttcttttaaaaacaaaaaaggagTTTTTAATGATCTAGCTAGATTTTTCCCTTGACTGCATTAGGAATTGTCAAAGCCCGTTTTTTTTCCCTGCACTACACTACCATCAAAGAGTTTCCGGCAAGCAAAAATGacgtatttttgaaggcaaatttcaggTGGCTATATCTTCGATTGTAatcaaccgattttcaaaaatttaccagatttGGAAAGGTAAGAAATTTACCTATACGTCCGATATTTTGTCGTAGTTAGGTTAACTTTCTTTACGCCTTAGTGCAGACTACACGTAGTTGTTAACAAGGATACATAATACAAAATCAAACATCCTCTTTAGTCACATTTACTATGAAAACAGCCTTTAGTTTTTACAGAAAACAAAGCTTCTTATctttatttatacattttataataaattctaatgaaTAACCCGAACTCAGGACCTTTACTACTCTGTTGTGCTGAGTTGGTATGATGTCATCCTCTAATTGTAGTCGGTATAATATTCTCTTAATTAATCGTTCTCTACTTTTATGAGTAACTCCAAAAATTCttgtcttttcatttttcttatatgTATCCTTTCTTGTTGTTAGACGTTCAACACCTTCTCCATCTTTTACtccatcctttcaattttaacaaaaCATTCCCTTAGTTCAATCTTCATCGTTCCTGATATTTCAATTTCACTCCAAAGTTGTCCTTGATGATCATCAAGGCCATCAAATTCAGTTTTTATCTTTGTAACATCATCGGCAGAGTTAACTGCAACAGGACTGTCTTGTTTATTCCTTTCACATTCCTCCTTCTCCGTTGCTGCTTCATTTCTCATCTTGTGCTTCCGATCGTGCTCCCGAAGGGTCTTTTTGTGCTTCAGCAAAGCCCCACAGGTACGACATTTGTATGTTGGTCGATTCTTCGTGTGAATCTTCACATGCTTCACTATTGTATCCTTCCGTTTGAACTTCTTCAAACAGTGAGCACATTTGTATGGTGCTTTCTTACGATGGGTAGTTAAGTGTCTTTCATAGCTGGATTTGTGTACTATATCCTTTCCGCAGTAGCGGCAATGGAAGGATTTTTTCTCCCTGGCATGAATCCTGATGTGATCCTTTAGGAGATCTAACGTTTGGAAGCTCTGTAGGCAAACCGTACATGCTGTTGGGCCATCTGTTTTTTAGGAAGAATTTACTAAGTTTGTTAGCAGATAAGACTGACTAGACAGAAGACTTAGGAACTAAAACTTCTAATACCTTTTATGATGGTCATTGGTAGACCTCGATGTTGTTGCGAAAAGTGAGCCCTGAGGCTGTCTGTGTGCTTGAAGGATTTAACACAGTAGGAGCACTCCTTAGGCCCCCCAGTATTGTGCTTATCGCAGTGCCTAAGGCAGTGAGACttccttttgaatttcttcttgcaAACTTGGCAGGAGAATGGTTTTTGGTCACTATGGACCACCATGTGCTCCTTTAGGGCGTAATTGAGTTTAAACGTTTTTGGGCATTGGGGACATTTTAGGTCCCTAGCTGTACTATGACGTACTAACATGTGCCTCTCTAGTGAGGTCTTAGTTAGCACGGCCTTTCCGCACTGCTCACAGGTGAATTTTATCTGAGAATCTTCTTTTGGCTTCCACCTACAACATTGCAAGGGGTTACTGTTGTTAGTAAGTTCTACCAACAGGCTTCAGACCTAGCCTAGCCTTACCCATAGTGAATCTGTGTCAGATGTCGCCTTTTGTGACTACTATCGGAGAATTTCTTCCCACAGATCTCACATTCATGCTTCTTCTCTCCTGTGTGCCGTTGCATGTGGAACTTAAGATGCCTGGCACTCTTAAAGGACTTCTTGCACAGCAAACACGGGATGGATTCATCAACATGGATAATTTGATGGGCATCCAATCGACCCTTTGTTGGGAATCCTTTACCGCATTCGGGACACGTAAAAGTCCTTTCAGCCCCATGAACAATCATGTGAGCCTTCAAATTATCCGATCTAGTGCAAGTCTTCTCACACAGTGGACAAGCGTAGCTTCCTTTTGCCTTAACCTCTGTTATGACAAACTGGACTACCTCTTGGGATTCATCCCGGGTGTCACTGTGGGGTGTGAATGATGTAAATTatctattaaataaataattctaataagaaagaaaatgtgttAACTAttagaagttttcttaagtaaGGAAGAATTTGGTAAGTGGAGATGAACTTACTCTAcgtcaatttcttcttctttgatgGGGTACTTCTTATCAAGGATATCAAGGGATGAATATTTCACTTCGTTctttatttccattttctcaCAACTTATAGAGATTGACTTCTTCCAAGAAAATCCCAGAATATCCTGGGAAAAGTCCagaaaatccaagaaaaaggaaactatgggtggtattctaggatagagacacctttcaagatcaagataaaaatcaaaataaagaccaagactgtcggtattctactttacgacgaattatccaggaaagtaaaatcaaaatttgcgttatcctacttgtcagtttcttggtttcagcttcgcgccaagaaaactttagcgatatctctttctaacgcattaaatttttctattgcgctttctcgttcgctctcggatgacaattgaacgaaatttaaacacttcatGGGAATTTCATCCCTATTGCTATTACATCCAGGAGCCCTGATTGTATAATCTCGGCTATTATTCCCAGGCATTATTGCTCCGGGAATGGAATGAATATTGTCGGAGAGGTGCTTTCTGCCTCCAGATTATGATAATTTGGCGGtaactggggggggggggggtatgctgctgcaaaattttgagtttttcttaggaatcatggtcacttcttcttgctattgatggagtgatctccggattaaggatctcatcccaggattgtcatatcctggacaatcctgggattctggggcaatttttaaatttttttccaggattagtggtcacttctcattggtaatgataaagtgatctccggattgggcatctcatccccggattgtcacatcctggaaaatcctgggatgctggtgcaaaaatgtttgtttttcaccggaattgtggtcacttctcattggtaatgataaagtgacctccggactaGGGATTTCATCCCAGAACTATCACgccctggacaattagggaatgctggtgcaaaattgtggttttttcgccagagtagtggtcactccaacattactaataggaagtgaccataaatccgtcgaaaaacccacaattttgcaccagcatcccctaattgtccaggacttgataatcctgggatgagagcctcaatctggaggtcactccatcattaccaatcaggagtgaccacaattccggcgaaaaacccacaattttgcaccagcaattcaggattgtccaggatgtgacaatcctgggatgagatccccaatctggaggtcactttatcattacaaaggagaagtgaccactaatcctggaaaaaaatttaaaaattgcaccaacatcccaggattgtccaggatgtgacaatccggggatgagatccccaatccggaggtcactccaccattacataggagaagtgaccacaattccagtgaaaaacaaaaaaaatttgcaccaACATCCCGTATTTGTCCAAGATTTGACAATCCTGGTACAACCCGGAGGTCACTCTATCATTAGCAAGATGGAGTGAACACAATTCCGGCAAAAACCCGTTATTTTGCATCTGCATCCCATATTTGTACAAGAGTTTTCATATTTCCCATACTGAATTTACATTGCCTTTACctcatttaaaaaccaatttttcaaaggaccccaaaaccgtcttggaatttcacataaatccaagacattttacgttataataagaccgtaaatctctatcgtagaatacagaatcttggaatatttttatccaagcctcttttgacaactcattttgtaaatctttattttgattttgattcgtatctcagaatactaaaagtcttggaagttgtatgaagaaacaagatttttaggttatggttcgaccgtaaatctctatcttagaataccaaatctagaaatattttgaatttccaagattatcctgaaaatttcttggaattttaaagtagaataccaaatcttggtttttttctttattttgatctttatatttatcttagaataccgCCATATATCTAATGCGGATATAGTCGAACTTTCTTGTCTAACTTCTTTTACTTACGTCTAAACTTCTTGTCTAATCTCGTCTAATTGTCATAAAAGAGAAAGATAATCGTCGAAAGTTTTAGGTTCAGCCAGAGATTTCCTGGAAGAAGTTTTCATTTGCGTTTGTGgcaatatttattgaaaattaaaattattaaattgagaCTGAAGtaatgattaataaaataaataattttattggttaaaaaagattttttttataaaggaatcataattttctgggatttattgaaattccttCCTATAGGAAGTTCTGGATAATTTTTGATTGATAAAATAGATTCCTGAATAAATGATTAAGGACTCTTAATGAATCCTTATTGGTCAAATACTGTACCTCCTGTACGGCCACGGGCTGTTCAAGAACCCCAACCACCGGAACCAAGTCAAATCTTTATTTGTGGTGAACCCTACACAGAGCCTACAATTAAGATTGAAATCTCTTCAGATTCCGAGGATGTCAGTGGGTAAGGATCTACTCCCTTTATTCCTATTACCAAAAACTTCTAAATTTTCTACTCTGTATGTCCTTTAGATTCTCATCAAATGATGATTTAGCTTCACCCGAAGATCCTGGAAGTTCTGAACTGAATAATGATgataaggaaaaagaaaataataaaaatgaaactgAAGCAAATGAAGGTGATAAAAAGGAAGAGAacgaaaagaaagaagaagatggAGCatcaaaaaaagagaagaaactCACCCACAAATGCCCAATTTGTGAGAAAACCTTCGGCAGGAGTTACCATGTTAGATATCACATGGCATCCCATGCTACAGAGCTCAATTTCCAATGCCCCGAATGCCCCAAAGCCTTTGCAGATGACATTCGTCTGGGGCAACATGTGAAGAGGGTTCATGCAAAAGGGGAGCCCCAAATTTGCCAAATTTGCGGGAAATCCTTCAAATCCGCTGAGTACCTGCGATTGCACAGCAACAGGCATTCAGATGTGAAAAAGTACGGCTGTGAGTTGTGTGGGATGCGCTACACACAGAGTCAGCATCTAAAGATGCACATAATGCGCGTACACGAAGGGAAGTCCGTTATGGAGGTACGTCGAAAGGGCCGGAAGCCACTTGTTTGCACAGAATGCGGGAAGACGTTATGGGATATGTGCAACTACCGGAATCATCTTGCCTCCCACACCAATGAGAAGGCCTTCAAGTGCCCCATGTGCCCGAAAACATTCAAACTTGAGAGCTACATCAAGATGCACCTTCGTACGCACAGCGATGAGCGCCCCTTTGTCTGTGAGGTGTGCAAGAAAGCCTTCCGGAGGGCACGAGACCTAACAATCCATCGGGCAAGGCATATGGAAAAGTCCATTCCGTGCAAACTCTGCGATCGAGCATTCCGCAGTAGACCACTGTACAGGAGTCACATGGTTGGGATTCATCGGGGAATTCCTCTGGATATCACAGGCAAGACCAAATCACGTGGAAATCTACAATCAACAACAACTTAAAAAAcgaatttcttccttttagaTGGTCCCCTTTCTTGTACCCTCTGCCAGTTGATCTGTAGGGATTTAGAAGACCTCAAGGAGCACGTGAAAATGCACGAAGATGATAAACCATTTGAATGTGCAATTTGTGGAGATAAATTCTACGATAAGCTCCGCATTAGACGCCACATTCGCCAAACACATTCAGAGTAAGCCTAAAGGATTCACCTCCCACCATATGAAGGACCTCTGAAATAAGCTTCCTCTCTTTTCTAGATTTGCCAggaagaaatcaaagaaagtCTACCATTGTCCGGAATGCAGTAAAATCTGCAAAGGACAGCAGAGTTTTCAACTTCATCGTGCCTGTCATGGTGTTGATGAGCCAGTTGAATGCAAAATCTGCTTCCGGAAGTTTAATCATAAATTCTATCTGGGAAGGCATATGATCGTTCATAGGAATAAGAGGAAAACAACCGCGTTAGAGGAatcagaaaatcaaaagaaatcaaacaaattgaaggaaaaatcatcaaaagagaagaaaataaaatgtccgCACTGTAGGAAGGAATTCAAGAAGTCAGGCTTCCTCAGGAAGCACATAGAGCAACGTCATGCAGACACAGAGCAAAATGACAAGTCCCCAGAGTCCCAGGATGAGGATAACAATGAAGTTCTGCCCACAGAGGTGGTTAATGTGGATGTAAATCCGGAATTTATAAAAGTTGAATGTTTCGAATACAAAGAAGAAGCGGAAGAAGCTATAAATGGGCTCGAAGGAGTCGATTAGAAACTccaaatataatattttgaggttaaaagTTTGTTGTTTTAATTCGTTCAAAAAGGAACAAACTGTTGACGATTAATCTGGAACTGAAATTAGTTAACTAAAGTACTGAAATTGCTGAGAACTTTCCATCtttgaatcaattttcctCGGTAGTATAGTGGTCAGTATTCTGGACTGATCTTAATACTTGAAATGATTAATGGAGGTCCACTCGCCTCAGTTCTATCGACGACTTtgtgaaatgtcaaaaaattctgaaaattataCGAGTTTTAGCCGAATATTTTCGATCTAATTtaaagtattatttttttttatatagtttATCACTTCtgcttaaattttttcagttaaagaattaatttcttcaggCTCTTCCTTGATTTCCACATCTTGTTCCTCTTTTATCTTAACGTCTAGATGGTCCAAGCCCTTTTCGTTAGTCTCAACTTTTTGCTCTTCCTTCACATCCTGGCTAACTTTCTCTTcagctttgaaaaattcaacctGATTTTGGCTAATTTGTTCTTCTGAAATGTCCATGGATGTCATGAAATTTTCCGATTCAGCATCATCAACTTTCTCTTCCTTTATCTCTTGCTTCACAATCTTGTCTTCTTGCATGTGTTCATCCTCTTGCAATGATGATTCTTTTCTGAAATCTTCATCATTTCTATGCCATTCAACGTGCTTCTTCAAACTCTCAATTTCCTCAGTGCTGTGATTGCAAATTCGACAGACAAACAGGAAGTTCTTGTGGAAGACATCAAGATGAACATACAGCCACCTTAGCTCCTTAAcagttttcttgcaaattggGCATTCTACTGCTTCCTTGGAGttgcaattgaatttataaaacatCACTTTGCCCTGGAATTTGTAAAGAACtctggttaaaaaaaaatcaaattttgagTGTTATCACTTACCTTTTTAAGGCCACAGGTGCACTTTGTTTTGGCTgtaattttagtatttttcaaTGCTGCTAGATGAGGCTTAGAACTCTTAGAACAGGCTGAACATTTGGTAAAAGTTTGCTTCCCCTTTGGCCTGAAAGGTAAACgtgcaaattaattctcaGAAGAGAACGTCTTTGTGAGAAGATTAGACcgttttttttaccttccaTGCGTATTTCCGTTGACCTCATAATACTTAACGTGCCCAAGCAATGCTTTGAGATCAGAGAAAACTTTCTTGCAAACTGTGCACTTAATTTGACCATCTgcaaaaacaatttgaatggATTTATGCTTcgtttttaatctttttaatcttttctttattttttattgtatttttgacatttcgggAATGTTTATCATCTTCATCAGGTAATGAAAGATTTAGtgagaagtgaaaaaataaatagtttcAAGCGTAACAGGacaatataattctttttcaatcgaaaaaaagaaacttttgaattataacaaagaaagaaataattgtaATGATTGaccaaatattttattaaattgtcaaATAATTAGCTGATCAAACACATTTAATTGATCAAGAGGGCATTTTACTGATCAAACGAAAATATTTCAGTGATCAAACATCTGTTTTACTGATTAAATGAACACtttacgaagaaaaaaaaattctatttaattaaaatgattaaaagaatatttcaaaacatttaaatgaatatttaactgatcaaatgaaaaatttcttaaatgattattttactgataaaacaataattttcatcgtagcttgaattttcaaaaatacataattcctTGATCATGTAAAACttctttaattcataaaatattcgaacagttaaatattttttgaattaataaaatattcgtttAATCAGTTTGttcataagaaaatatttaattgatcaattaattcgttaattatttaatcaatttgttgaacagtaaattattcatttaatcaGTAAATAGTCTCTTAAttgtcaaaatattcttttgatcaGTTAAAAAATTTCGTTTAATCagtaaaatattctcttgatcagtttaataattcatttgatccgtaaaaaattctcttggttgttaaaatattcttttggtcagtaaaacattcttttgatcagtttaataattcattttattagttaaaatttaaattatttcctttttttctcaataaaaagatctttcatttCGATTtaacttgaaattttaaaattaactttcaaaataaattaaaaatgaacaatCCCTCATTCTTTTAGCCTGATGAAGGGGATAAAACATCACCAAAATGTCAAATAAACGTACCAAAGGTGTCAAATGCAAAACAAAAccgttaaaatattaataatctTACTTGGAATCTTAGCTGGTATTCCTCTGTGGAAGAATCTGAGATGACTATCAAAGGACATCGTGTGAGAGATCTTCATATTGCAGTAGGGACAACTTGTTATGCTTCCAACTTGTTCCTCTGCCTTCATGCGTGTACTACTCGGTAGACATGGGAGTGCCACACGCTTCTGACCTTTTGTTGATTTATGAACCTTCTCCATGTGAGTCTTTAACTCCATTTCCGTCCCACACTTCCGCCCACAGAGTTCGCAATCACTTCCCTCGGGGAGGGAATGGAAGGTCATGTGCTGCGTGTACTGTTCTCTGTGCCAGAAGAGCATCCAGCAATTGGGGCAAATGTAGAACATCCTGTGGGTATTCCGGAAGCCATAGCGGGTAACTTGATTTTGGTACAAATTGTGATTCCGGAGATGTCGTTCGAATTCAATGCTGAACACCGTGAAGTTCTTCTGGCAGTACGGGCAGTTAGTGAAGGAATCCGATGCGTGGGCTTCAACAAGATGCTCATTGAGGTCACTCTCCGCTGCAACGGAGTGCATGCAGATGCGACAGTGGAATTTGGGTTCAGTGAAGTGAGTTGTTGTTGTGTGATCATTCAGGAGGGTAAAAGATGTGAAGGTTGAGAAGCAAATTCTGCACAGATACCCCTTTTGCGTTGATGGGAATTCCTGGCTATTGATGTCTTCCTCCGTGGGAAcgacaagtctacagaaaaGGTACAAAGAAAAGGATTAATGATTGTTGAAAGTTGGGAACAAGAACCAACTTACTCGGTGTCCTCATCGGGATTATCAATGATGTCAAAGAGATGATTTAGTTCTCTGTATTTTGggtcaattttcttcattttttcacaactAATTTAACAGccaaaatcctttttattttgtggaaTCCTTAATCCTGTAAGCAGGAAGCAGCAGGCAGCAGTACTGGAGTACGAATCAATTTGAGCTAGCACTGTGTGTGACTGTTATACGAGTTATACGAATTCGACGAGTGTCTGTATCGAACAACTTCTTGAGGACTTCCGGAGCGGTAAAGACAAAGCCAGTCATACCAATAAACTTCCTGAAATAGCTCCAATAAAATATGGCAACAGGTAAGAATGTGATAGATTTAACATCTGATGGAGAAGACGGAGACTACCAGGATAGGAAGCCATCAAATACCAGAATTGAATCAAAACAGTCATCAAGTTCAGAAGGAAAAGGATCATCTATTCATTCCAGGTAAGACAGAGATTCTGTGGACATCAGAAATAGTgccaaatgcaggaaaatgtgttttttaatgaaaataaaaaggactttatgcatttttatgcctAAAATAGTaccaaatgcaggaaaatccCAAAGAGCAAGGATAGTGCTCTATCCTGTAAGATCTGCAGGAAGAAATTCAACGACATGACAACCCTGAAGCGTCATCAACTGGTTCACAGGGAACAGACCCTTCAGTGCCCCAAATGCCCCAAGCAATTCAAATGGCAACAATCACTAAATGATCACATTGCTGCCCATCAAAACGACCAAGTAGGACAACTCTTCATCTGCCCAATGTGCTCCAAAAAgtttgaagatgaagaaaaactgGCACAACACAAACTCCAGCACATAAATAGCCACATCTGCTACTACTGCCCTAAAATCTTGGGGAGAAAATACCTAAAACTTCACATCCGGAAGTATCATCCGGGACTACCGATGAATCTTGACGGTATAGGTAATGAATCTTTGATTCTTCatgagagatttcttttacctAAGAATTCCTTCAATTTAGGTCCTCTGGCGTGTACCATTTGCAAGAAAGTTTTTGTCAAtttgaaattcctcaaaaaacACGCTGCAACCCATCCGCTGGAGCTTCCATTTGAATGTGCTCACTGTGGGAGGAAATTCCAAGACAAGAAtgacataaaaattcatctcCAGAAGGTTCACATGTAAGCGGGAAGGatgctcttttttcttttctttagatCCTAATTCTTCATATTCTTTGTCTTGATTCAAGATTTCCGGAAAAGAAGAACCCCAATGGGGAGATTACAACCTTCCTCTGCCCGTACTGCAGCAACAAATACCGGGAACGAAAGGATTTGATTCGGCACCTGCCAACACACAAAAATGACCAACAACCCTTTCAATGTGAGATCTGTTGTGAGAAATTTCGCTTGAATATCGAACTGACGCGGCACAAGAAGAAGCACGTGGCTGCAGTCCTGAAATGCAGATACTGCGGTGATACtttaaagcaaaagaaaaacctcaTAAAGCATGAGAAGAGGCATGAAGAAGGCATGCAGATGAAGCTCAATTTAACCTGTtggttttgcaatttattcttcttcgaTGCAGAGCACCTGGAGAAGCACATGAAGCTCATTCATGGGGATTTTCCGGgaataaaagttgaaaaggATGAGGAGTCTCAAGTGCCTCAAATGGCAACATTGCAGCGGGAAATTAAAACAGAAGGAACAGAAGACCCTGAAGACGTTCAAGAGAACTTGTTAGTTGAGATTCAGACTAGAGTCATCAAAGAGGAACCTTCAATTGAGATTAAAactgaatttcaataaaaaaaattttctttgaattactccaaatctttttttttaacggttttaagatttaaaaaaaatgttgattagAACGAAGAATTTGTTTGACAATGGGACGTATCGTAAGCCCTTTCCCACCTTCATCaggtaggggtaactggggtaaaatggtgaatttgaaaaaaaaattaataactcaagaagcagtgagagctaatctgtctaatttcgtcagtagttgcacttcctacccctgcctaagcctagaaagtttcataataattgatccaatattttggattttatttgaaaaacaaatttttcgaaccccaaagttactctgacctctcaactaaaaattaagttttggcgaaattctctgcaatatttttgatccaaatgcatttttagacagactaactattgctaaacacgaatataatctgaattttgcgaaaaaaaatttccgagttttcccgtataacactgatagtaaaaaaaaaagtaccgcttggggcaaaatggtgaatttggtgtttttttttaaataactttttaaatttttgaaagaata from Lutzomyia longipalpis isolate SR_M1_2022 chromosome 4, ASM2433408v1 encodes:
- the LOC129794697 gene encoding oocyte zinc finger protein XlCOF6-like, producing the protein MNPYWSNTVPPVRPRAVQEPQPPEPSQIFICGEPYTEPTIKIEISSDSEDVSGFSSNDDLASPEDPGSSELNNDDKEKENNKNETEANEGDKKEENEKKEEDGASKKEKKLTHKCPICEKTFGRSYHVRYHMASHATELNFQCPECPKAFADDIRLGQHVKRVHAKGEPQICQICGKSFKSAEYLRLHSNRHSDVKKYGCELCGMRYTQSQHLKMHIMRVHEGKSVMEVRRKGRKPLVCTECGKTLWDMCNYRNHLASHTNEKAFKCPMCPKTFKLESYIKMHLRTHSDERPFVCEVCKKAFRRARDLTIHRARHMEKSIPCKLCDRAFRSRPLYRSHMVGIHRGIPLDITDGPLSCTLCQLICRDLEDLKEHVKMHEDDKPFECAICGDKFYDKLRIRRHIRQTHSEFARKKSKKVYHCPECSKICKGQQSFQLHRACHGVDEPVECKICFRKFNHKFYLGRHMIVHRNKRKTTALEESENQKKSNKLKEKSSKEKKIKCPHCRKEFKKSGFLRKHIEQRHADTEQNDKSPESQDEDNNEVLPTEVVNVDVNPEFIKVECFEYKEEAEEAINGLEGVD
- the LOC129794704 gene encoding zinc finger protein 799-like, which gives rise to MKKIDPKYRELNHLFDIIDNPDEDTELVVPTEEDINSQEFPSTQKGYLCRICFSTFTSFTLLNDHTTTTHFTEPKFHCRICMHSVAAESDLNEHLVEAHASDSFTNCPYCQKNFTVFSIEFERHLRNHNLYQNQVTRYGFRNTHRMFYICPNCWMLFWHREQYTQHMTFHSLPEGSDCELCGRKCGTEMELKTHMEKVHKSTKGQKRVALPCLPSSTRMKAEEQVGSITSCPYCNMKISHTMSFDSHLRFFHRGIPAKIPNGQIKCTVCKKVFSDLKALLGHVKYYEVNGNTHGRPKGKQTFTKCSACSKSSKPHLAALKNTKITAKTKCTCGLKKGKVMFYKFNCNSKEAVECPICKKTVKELRWLYVHLDVFHKNFLFVCRICNHSTEEIESLKKHVEWHRNDEDFRKESSLQEDEHMQEDKIVKQEIKEEKVDDAESENFMTSMDISEEQISQNQVEFFKAEEKVSQDVKEEQKVETNEKGLDHLDVKIKEEQDVEIKEEPEEINSLTEKI
- the LOC129794720 gene encoding gastrula zinc finger protein XlCGF46.1-like isoform X2, which gives rise to MATGKNVIDLTSDGEDGDYQDRKPSNTRIESKQSSSSEGKGSSIHSRKIPKSKDSALSCKICRKKFNDMTTLKRHQLVHREQTLQCPKCPKQFKWQQSLNDHIAAHQNDQVGQLFICPMCSKKFEDEEKLAQHKLQHINSHICYYCPKILGRKYLKLHIRKYHPGLPMNLDGIGPLACTICKKVFVNLKFLKKHAATHPLELPFECAHCGRKFQDKNDIKIHLQKVHIFPEKKNPNGEITTFLCPYCSNKYRERKDLIRHLPTHKNDQQPFQCEICCEKFRLNIELTRHKKKHVAAVLKCRYCGDTLKQKKNLIKHEKRHEEGMQMKLNLTCWFCNLFFFDAEHLEKHMKLIHGDFPGIKVEKDEESQVPQMATLQREIKTEGTEDPEDVQENLLVEIQTRVIKEEPSIEIKTEFQ
- the LOC129794720 gene encoding gastrula zinc finger protein XlCGF46.1-like isoform X1 encodes the protein MATGKNVIDLTSDGEDGDYQDRKPSNTRIESKQSSSSEGKGSSIHSSTKCRKIPKSKDSALSCKICRKKFNDMTTLKRHQLVHREQTLQCPKCPKQFKWQQSLNDHIAAHQNDQVGQLFICPMCSKKFEDEEKLAQHKLQHINSHICYYCPKILGRKYLKLHIRKYHPGLPMNLDGIGPLACTICKKVFVNLKFLKKHAATHPLELPFECAHCGRKFQDKNDIKIHLQKVHIFPEKKNPNGEITTFLCPYCSNKYRERKDLIRHLPTHKNDQQPFQCEICCEKFRLNIELTRHKKKHVAAVLKCRYCGDTLKQKKNLIKHEKRHEEGMQMKLNLTCWFCNLFFFDAEHLEKHMKLIHGDFPGIKVEKDEESQVPQMATLQREIKTEGTEDPEDVQENLLVEIQTRVIKEEPSIEIKTEFQ